The following nucleotide sequence is from Drosophila simulans strain w501 chromosome 3L, Prin_Dsim_3.1, whole genome shotgun sequence.
TCAAATTGCGTCAGCTTGTGGTGCTCCTGGTTTATGTGGGCTCGCAGGGCCAGCTCGTTGGCGAATTGGCTCTCACAGATGCTGCACCGGTGTTCCATGCCCTGCTCGTGTCGCTCCATGTGCACCCGTAAATTGGCGTTGGTTGAGAAGCTAGCCGAGCACTTGGTGCAGTTGAACTGCTGGATACTAGTCTTGTGGTGAGAAACCAtgtgctgttgcagctgcaatatAGATGATAATATATATTAGAAACACCAATGGTTATGACCTATAAAAACCAAAGCCTAATCGAAAGTTCATAATTAAATACACTTAAGTTTATAATAAATCAAGTAatgagaaaaatataaaattaatcgTTAAATCGCAGTAAAAATGGAATGTCGTATTACTCACTTGACCTCCTCGCGCGAATTTTTTGTCGCAGAGGGCGCAAGGATAGGGCTTCTCGCCAGAGTGGAGGCGCATGTGGAGCCGCAGGCGCTCCTTGAGGGCGAATGATTTTGGGCACTGGGAACAGACGAACTGCTTCCGATGCTCGTGGGCGGTGGTGATATGGTTCTTCAGGTTGACCGCCTGGCGGTAGCTCTTGCCACAATCCTTGCACTTGTGAGGTCGTTCGTCCGAGTGGATAAGCATGTGGCGTTGCAGATCCGTCTTGCCACCGAACTCCTTGGAGCATTGACTGCAGACATGGTGCTTGCGTTTCACCGGTTCGTCCTTTCGGGCAGACTTCTTAAGCTGCGGCTGCACGTAGTCATGATCTTTTGAGTCCTGTTCTCCGccgtcgtcctcctcgtcgtccacACAGGCATCGCGCAGACTTGCCAAGCTGCTCTTCCTCCTCTTGATCGCAAGCGTGGGGCCTGGTGAGGATTCCCTCGCCGCCGGCGGCGAGGACAGCGATATGCCGCTGTCCGTGAGCAGAGAGACGGCATCCTCCTTGGACACACTGCGACGGCTGCGTAccatttgtttggtttttattatttggattCGTAACTAAATATCTGGGGACCGCTTCCTGGGAAACACCGGCACCTGCTGCGTTTGGCTTTACTTCTAGGGTTAATGTTCTACGTATGTATTTAGGGTATTCGTATTTTTTGGTTCGATTGCTACTTCTAGGATAGTTCCCATTCACCTTTGGTTTGGATTAGTTCAGATGGGCTGCAAAAAAGTTAAGAGCTGTTTTAATTCTCCACTCGCCGAGCGCCACGTTCCGAAGCAGACGgatcaaatcgaaatcgacgAATCAAAAACACAGACAGAAATAGTAACCGTAAGTGAggccgaaacagaaacaagaaGAGAAACAGCAACGGAACAGAACCTCCAGCTGTGTCAACAGTGATAAGACCTATGCACAGgaaaaatattaccaaaatTGGGggatttgcatatttaagtgCTTCGAAGTGCATGACACTTTTATACGTGTTATTGCAATAGTTCTTACTATTTTTGCAGTGTTGTCCAAATCACGTGAGATTTGAGATTAAACGTTGTTTATCATAATTAGTTAATTGATTGCAATCCATTAGCtatccaattaaaaaatatattcgttTCTTTACAAATCTAGTTAACAACGAAATGTTGTGCACTGTTTTTCGCGGTGTATAGAGCTAGGAGCCCATGTCTTGAAGTGGATCGCGTTATCAAATGGCATTTCCAGCGAACGTAAGCTTCCACAAAAAATTCCCAGTTTGTTGTCTTAATCTTTTGTTTGGGCGGGAGCGAGATGGAGAAAGCGCCTGATAAGATCCCGAGAAAGGCAACAACTGATAAGCAATCCACTGCACTCACTAAAATCACGGTAGAGCTATAGACAGATATCGAGATAAAGCTGTGCAACCTGAGCGTTTTCGATCCCGCGGCGTCTGTTCTCCGAGGCGGCGGAGTTTCCAATGAAAAGCGAGCACACTGGAAATGCAACTGGATAAGAGCGATGACGATGACCCTGGACTGCGACGAACATCTGGCAAGCAGATTGGGAAccctccgattccgattccagtACCGAGCAACCCCCTGCCCCTGCGGAGGGTTAATGGTTCATTAGAGCCGCACCCGCAGAAGCTGAAAACTAACTCACTTTCGCAGCACAACGGCCCTCGACCAAACTGTTGAAAAAGCGAATTAAAGCTAGAATCCGGAGCTGGGAATCGAAACTGAAAGAGAACGGGGCAAAAAGCACGAACGACAGCGAaaatcacacacaaaaagcgaaaataaagAAGTGAATACATAACAGCAGTTTTGTAATGCTAAATAGGCGGGGTTATGGGGGTGGGTAAGGGTTAAGGCGGCGGGGGTCGCTGGAGGAGGGGAGGGACCGTTGAAGTCTTTCGTATTCGGGACACAAAACTCGACGACTGTGTAGTTTCGGGGTCTTGCAACCGATTGTTAGTAATTAATGCACCAGCACCACAGCACTCATATACGCAAACCAATCTATTCTAAACATATGCTACACATTTGGCCCAGGGGCTCCACAttcaacaccaacaccaaagCCCCATCGGGCGTGGACTTACCTTCGCAAAAAGCGGGAATCGCTAGGCTAAGGGCCTTCGATCCACAGGAACACTTATCGTCACCCCGAATGGGACACACTTGGACTTCCTATGCATTCCGCGTCCGACTAGGAGTTCGcttcttatttgtttataatttcgACGCCCCGAGCTGTGTGTACATACTTTTTGCAATCCGCTAGCTGGCAGTTCGACTGGCTTTTCAGGGTGTATCCATCGTGCTGCCTGCGGCTAGACCTTTATGGGACTTTGTGGGTTTGCCTATTCTAAGCCAATACTGCGATTTGTccagcaaataaataacagTTTTCGGTGGTTTTTTAATGTTGTTCTTAATCTTAGTGATGTGTATTCACCGATAGACGGTCTCACTGGGACTCTCGCCTACAGATGGGCGCGTGATGCACAGTCACTAGTtagagaaaatcaaatgacgtTTAGGTTGCGGcgcaataaattataaacccaatttagttaaacaaaaagtttaaaatcaCCTTGCACAGcatttgcaatatttattaaatttcagtAAGAACAAAGCACGCTTTGCTGAACGTGACTTCCTTTACACACTGAAATCACAGCCTGCTGAACGTGACTACTTCGCTCACTGAAATCGCAGACGTGTGGCAGCACTCAAGCCGCCAAAAAGATCTGGCATCGCTCATTCTTAACACGCgcatgcaaaatatttaagaaataaatattagtcGCAAACagttttaatataatataattttgctGAAATAAACCCAGTTCATTAAAGAAATCGCATCTACCTCCGCATATAAGATTCAATACGTATAAACTCTATTCAGCCGACTCAAGGTAAGGCGTGCGTTTATGGCGCTCCGCTGAAATGACTTCAAAGCAACAACTCATCAAATTATCACATTTCAGCTAAAATGGCTGGAGTACTCTTTGAGGACATCTTCAACGTGAAAGACATGGATCCGGAGGGCAAGAAGTTCGATCGTGTGTCCCGCCTGCACTGCGAGTCCGAGTCTTTTAAGATGGACCTGATCCTGGACATCAACTCGTGGCTATACCCCATGGAGCTGGGCGACAAATTCCGCCTGGTTCTGGCCACCACGCTGCGCGAGGATGGTTGCCCGGACAGCGGGGAGTACAATCCAATGGAGCACGAGGGCACGCGGGCGGACAGCTTTGAGTACGTTATGTACGGCAAGATCTACAGGATCGAGGGCGACGAAGCACACAATGAGGCCTCTCGGCTCTCCGCTTACGTGTCCTTCGGCGGCCTGCTGATGCGACTGCAGGGTGACGCCAACAATCTTCACGGCTTCGAGGTGGATCAGCACATGTACCTGCTGATGAAGCGACTGGCCTTCTGAATTTTCTACCTACTTATTTTCGATCGCAAATTAGACATAGACAACAAACTTTATTTACAGTGTATTCATAACATTGGTTGGAGTGCAGGAAAAAGTAGTCTATTGCCTGGATGGGCGTCTGAAAGGCGCATTGACTATCAGTCGTGATGGCCGTGGGCGGAAAGGAATGCGGCGATCCACGAAGGGCAAAGCCTGTGGAGTCGATGGAAACACTGGAGTAGGTCTAATAGCATTCACAATCTTGACCGCATTTGGCCGAGGACGAGCCTTAAGCTTAGCAGGCCGACGCTGCGGAGTCGGCAGAAGCGGACGCTGCGGGCGGAAGGCAGCCAGGCGGTTCAGAAGCGGAAGAACATACTGAGCCTGGGGTGGCAGCGGCAAACTTGCCAAATTAATTATAGCTGCGCTTTGTGGCAATGTGTTGGAGCTGTCATCGTTGGCTGGCTGGTCTGGAGGACCGTAGGTCTGATCGGGAGGTCCATAAACTTGGTCCGGTGGGCCGTAGACCTCAGCTGGCGCTTCCACCACAGCCGGTGGCCCGTATGTTTCAGCTGGAGGGCCATATGTCTCCTCTGGTTGAGGAAATTCAACTGCCTCCTCCGTTGGCAGGTCGAATGGCGGATCGGGGACCAGGCCTGCTGGTGGATATGGTGCTTGTTCCTGTCTTTGCAGAAACCTGCCCGCCGCGGCTCCTGGGAACCTCAGATGACTGCCTTCAATTCCATTCAGGCAAAGAATGGAACAAAGCGCAAAGGTGGCCAGAGAAGCACTTGGATAACCGGACATTGTGGTGTGCTGACATAAACTGCTGCATGGGCGGCTAAGTGGCGCCTATAAATACCCACTAGGAATGCCCTTGGGGACTGCCCAATTCAAACGCCCGAAGAAACCTCGAGGCCGATGACTTATAAGCCAGGTCCAACGATACGTGCCCATCGCGATGATGACTAAAGCATGTGTAAGTACTGGCTGTTATGAAAATGTGGTTAGATTTCTTTAAAAGGGCGTGCTTATACAAAAgaattgtatattatttttacacagaaaaagaaatagatatatataacgCTTTCCTATTAGTTTCAAtatggatttatttttaaattgaattttgtaaGTGATTGCATTATCTCGCAAGAATAGATTCTAGCCCTGTATGATATTTGCTTAAATCTGATGTAGTGACGTCTTTGCTTACGCTAAAGTTTTTAAGTCTACCAACTGCGACGCAGGATCAGACGCTGAGGAACAGGCCTCTGGGAACGCCGTCCTTGAGGAAATCGCTGGTAGAGTCGGGCGGACTGTACGGGCTGTGGCTGGTCAAGACTGCTGGC
It contains:
- the LOC6739050 gene encoding zinc finger protein OZF translates to MVRSRRSVSKEDAVSLLTDSGISLSSPPAARESSPGPTLAIKRRKSSLASLRDACVDDEEDDGGEQDSKDHDYVQPQLKKSARKDEPVKRKHHVCSQCSKEFGGKTDLQRHMLIHSDERPHKCKDCGKSYRQAVNLKNHITTAHEHRKQFVCSQCPKSFALKERLRLHMRLHSGEKPYPCALCDKKFARGGQLQQHMVSHHKTSIQQFNCTKCSASFSTNANLRVHMERHEQGMEHRCSICESQFANELALRAHINQEHHKLTQFECEICHKMIEPDEDLATHMQRHAAVKTHVCEVCNTYFTQKSQYNVHMRMHTGERPYQCRICHQTFAHSSVLKLHIRKHTGEKPFRCQLCEDEVAFSQLAHLKNHMKKIHKQQKPYMCEGCHEFFKIKVELQSHVEQCAKCPVDGDKPSGNQSEDAQILSVLRFNMAVVLKKISSAQKLRQLGYEKRLIDNVIIASLKLAQRQSHDDVTMTPLARLRLNVEEFLKWIVPAPTMQKFSDELLSIDTILEKIATMYMKQK
- the LOC6739052 gene encoding extensin; this translates as MSGYPSASLATFALCSILCLNGIEGSHLRFPGAAAGRFLQRQEQAPYPPAGLVPDPPFDLPTEEAVEFPQPEETYGPPAETYGPPAVVEAPAEVYGPPDQVYGPPDQTYGPPDQPANDDSSNTLPQSAAIINLASLPLPPQAQYVLPLLNRLAAFRPQRPLLPTPQRRPAKLKARPRPNAVKIVNAIRPTPVFPSTPQALPFVDRRIPFRPRPSRLIVNAPFRRPSRQ
- the LOC6739051 gene encoding DNA-directed RNA polymerases I, II, and III subunit RPABC3 — its product is MAGVLFEDIFNVKDMDPEGKKFDRVSRLHCESESFKMDLILDINSWLYPMELGDKFRLVLATTLREDGCPDSGEYNPMEHEGTRADSFEYVMYGKIYRIEGDEAHNEASRLSAYVSFGGLLMRLQGDANNLHGFEVDQHMYLLMKRLAF